A window from Apteryx mantelli isolate bAptMan1 chromosome 15, bAptMan1.hap1, whole genome shotgun sequence encodes these proteins:
- the SEMA7A gene encoding semaphorin-7A isoform X3 yields the protein MGRRSPVALFVALWASQLGLWAAGRSKVNPRIITAPQGAREYVFPTSEKYPVFYHKENSSAIFVGGEGKLYYYDFATYETYTEDFPVIKGGQCMNSGGPEDNKNYLTLLGEDGNGMLVCGTGACSPTCWHWEQKKKGSPSDGRGIAPFSPDSNSLVVVDGHDIYSTIKKSQQNGKIPRFRRVRGGGELYTSDTVMQNPQFVKATTLRHEEPHQDKIYYFFREDNPDKSPEAPRNISRVAQLCKEDKGGTSSLSASKWTTFLKASLICVDPVTKGNFNWLQDVFFVPSSNWRDSKVYGLFTNTWGSSAVCVYSFGDIDNVFRTSKLKGYNGPNPDVKPGQCVSSGQHTPSETFKIADSHPEVEDRVEPIGPTKSPLFHNKHRYQKIGVHEVSAADGRRYNVLYLATDNYQNITVVPFSRYYLNCPVESHYATYNWYHNDFLIKTCNNTHPQQDCFHFIQNVSLAHFGRYVCISEEDGFRQALVKERLVDQLRFMSQMSQATMTFGSWLHLLLMVVLVELFH from the exons ATGGGCAGAAGGTCCCCCGTTGCCCTCTTTGTGGCCCTATGGGCCAGCCAGCTGGGCCTGTGGGCTGCGGGGCGCTCCAAGGTGAACCCCAGGATCATCACGGCTCCCCAAG GTGCAAGAGAGTATGTATTTCCCACGAGTGAGAAATACCCTGTCTTTTACCATAAAGAAAACAGCTCAGCTATCTTCGTCGGGGGAGAGGGAAAGCTTTACTATTACGACTTTGCAACCTATGAGACGTACACG GAAGACTTCCCTGTGATAAAAGGAGGACAGTGCATGAACTCTGGAGGTCCG GAAGACAATAAAAATTACCTCACATTACTGGGGGAGGATGGAAACGGGATGTTAGTGTGTGGTACCGGCGCCTGCTCTCCTACCTGCTGGCACTGG GAACAGAAGAAGAAGGGCTCTCCATCGGATGGGAGAGGTATTGCCCCTTTCAGCCCTGACTCGAATTCCCTCGTTGTTGTTGACG GTCATGACATCTATTCCACCATCAAGAAAAGCCAACAGAACGGCAAGATACCCCGTTTCCGGCGAGTGAGAGGAGGTGGAGAGCTCTACACAAGTGACACTGTGATGCAAA ACCCCCAGTTTGTCAAAGCCACAACTTTAAGGCACGAAGAGCCTCACCAGGACAAGATTTACTACTTCTTTCGTGAAGACAATCCAGACAAGAGTCCTGAGGCACCCAGAAACATCTCCCGAGTGGCCCAGCTGTGTAAG GAAGATAAAGGGGGAACCAGCTCACTCTCTGCTTCCAAGTGGACCACCTTCCTGAAGGCCAGCTTGATTTGTGTTGACCCGGTCACCAAGGGCAACTTCAACTGGTTGCAAGATGTCTTCTTTGTCCCTTCGAGTAACTGGAGGGATTCCAAAGTCTACGGGCTCTTCACAAACACATG GGGAAGCTCTGCTGTTTGCGTGTATTCCTTTGGGGACATTGACAATGTATTTCGGACATCCAAACTCAAAGGCTACAATGGTCCCAACCCGGATGTCAAGCCTGGACAG TGTGTTTCCTCTGGACAGCACACCCCAAGCGAGACCTTCAAGATAGCCGACAGCCACCCAGAGGTGGAGGACCGGGTGGAGCCCATCGGCCCCACCAAGAGCCCCTTATTCCACAACAAGCACCGCTACCAGAAGATCGGGGTGCATGAGGTCTCTGCAGCAGATGGACGCCGCTACAACGTGCTCTATCTGGCAACAG ACAACTACCAGAACATCACAGTTGTCCCTTTCTCTCGCTACTACCTCAACTGTCCTGTTGAGTCCCACTATGCCACCTACAACTGGTACCACAATGACTTCCTCATCAAGACCTGTAACAACACCCACCCCCAGCAGGACTGCTTCCATTTCATCCAGAATGTGAGCCTGGCTCACTTCGGCCGCTATGTCTGCATCTCTGAGGAGGACGGCTTCAGGCAGGCTCTGGTGAAGGAGCGCCTGGTGGACCAGCTCAGGTTCATGTCACAGATGAGCCAGGCCACCATGACATTTGGCTCCTGGTTGCACCTGCTGCTGATGGTGGTGTTGGTGGAGCTCTTCCACTGA
- the SEMA7A gene encoding semaphorin-7A isoform X4, with the protein MGRRSPVALFVALWASQLGLWAAGRSKVNPRIITAPQGAREYVFPTSEKYPVFYHKENSSAIFVGGEGKLYYYDFATYETYTEDFPVIKGGQCMNSGGPEDNKNYLTLLGEDGNGMLVCGTGACSPTCWHWEQKKKGSPSDGRGIAPFSPDSNSLVVVDGHDIYSTIKKSQQNGKIPRFRRVRGGGELYTSDTVMQNPQFVKATTLRHEEPHQDKIYYFFREDNPDKSPEAPRNISRVAQLCKEDKGGTSSLSASKWTTFLKASLICVDPVTKGNFNWLQDVFFVPSSNWRDSKVYGLFTNTWGSSAVCVYSFGDIDNVFRTSKLKGYNGPNPDVKPGQCVSSGQHTPSETFKIADSHPEVEDRVEPIGPTKSPLFHNKHRYQKIGVHEVSAADGRRYNVLYLATDKGSIHKIVELPDGVQNIMELQVFPKKDSIQSMILDHQRAMLYVGSTYKVMEIPMDMCGVYRNNCESCLLARDPYCGWSDGRCQSVYRGRQLPEHHSCPFLSLLPQLSC; encoded by the exons ATGGGCAGAAGGTCCCCCGTTGCCCTCTTTGTGGCCCTATGGGCCAGCCAGCTGGGCCTGTGGGCTGCGGGGCGCTCCAAGGTGAACCCCAGGATCATCACGGCTCCCCAAG GTGCAAGAGAGTATGTATTTCCCACGAGTGAGAAATACCCTGTCTTTTACCATAAAGAAAACAGCTCAGCTATCTTCGTCGGGGGAGAGGGAAAGCTTTACTATTACGACTTTGCAACCTATGAGACGTACACG GAAGACTTCCCTGTGATAAAAGGAGGACAGTGCATGAACTCTGGAGGTCCG GAAGACAATAAAAATTACCTCACATTACTGGGGGAGGATGGAAACGGGATGTTAGTGTGTGGTACCGGCGCCTGCTCTCCTACCTGCTGGCACTGG GAACAGAAGAAGAAGGGCTCTCCATCGGATGGGAGAGGTATTGCCCCTTTCAGCCCTGACTCGAATTCCCTCGTTGTTGTTGACG GTCATGACATCTATTCCACCATCAAGAAAAGCCAACAGAACGGCAAGATACCCCGTTTCCGGCGAGTGAGAGGAGGTGGAGAGCTCTACACAAGTGACACTGTGATGCAAA ACCCCCAGTTTGTCAAAGCCACAACTTTAAGGCACGAAGAGCCTCACCAGGACAAGATTTACTACTTCTTTCGTGAAGACAATCCAGACAAGAGTCCTGAGGCACCCAGAAACATCTCCCGAGTGGCCCAGCTGTGTAAG GAAGATAAAGGGGGAACCAGCTCACTCTCTGCTTCCAAGTGGACCACCTTCCTGAAGGCCAGCTTGATTTGTGTTGACCCGGTCACCAAGGGCAACTTCAACTGGTTGCAAGATGTCTTCTTTGTCCCTTCGAGTAACTGGAGGGATTCCAAAGTCTACGGGCTCTTCACAAACACATG GGGAAGCTCTGCTGTTTGCGTGTATTCCTTTGGGGACATTGACAATGTATTTCGGACATCCAAACTCAAAGGCTACAATGGTCCCAACCCGGATGTCAAGCCTGGACAG TGTGTTTCCTCTGGACAGCACACCCCAAGCGAGACCTTCAAGATAGCCGACAGCCACCCAGAGGTGGAGGACCGGGTGGAGCCCATCGGCCCCACCAAGAGCCCCTTATTCCACAACAAGCACCGCTACCAGAAGATCGGGGTGCATGAGGTCTCTGCAGCAGATGGACGCCGCTACAACGTGCTCTATCTGGCAACAG ACAAGGGATCCATCCACAAGATCGTGGAGTTGCCGGACGGGGTGCAGAACATCATGGAGCTCCAGGTCTTCCCAAAGAAAGACTCAATCCAGTCCATGATCCTGGACCATCAGAGG GCAATGCTGTATGTGGGCTCAACATATAAAGTCATGGAGATACCCATGGACATGTGTGGGGTGTATCGTAACAACTGTGAGAGCTGCTTGCTGGCAAGGGACCCGTACTGCGGGTGGTCTGATGGGCGTTGTCAGTCCGTATATCGAGGCCG ACAACTACCAGAACATCACAGTTGTCCCTTTCTCTCGCTACTACCTCAACTGTCCTGTTGA
- the SEMA7A gene encoding semaphorin-7A isoform X1 — protein MGRRSPVALFVALWASQLGLWAAGRSKVNPRIITAPQGAREYVFPTSEKYPVFYHKENSSAIFVGGEGKLYYYDFATYETYTEDFPVIKGGQCMNSGGPEDNKNYLTLLGEDGNGMLVCGTGACSPTCWHWEQKKKGSPSDGRGIAPFSPDSNSLVVVDGHDIYSTIKKSQQNGKIPRFRRVRGGGELYTSDTVMQNPQFVKATTLRHEEPHQDKIYYFFREDNPDKSPEAPRNISRVAQLCKEDKGGTSSLSASKWTTFLKASLICVDPVTKGNFNWLQDVFFVPSSNWRDSKVYGLFTNTWGSSAVCVYSFGDIDNVFRTSKLKGYNGPNPDVKPGQCVSSGQHTPSETFKIADSHPEVEDRVEPIGPTKSPLFHNKHRYQKIGVHEVSAADGRRYNVLYLATDKGSIHKIVELPDGVQNIMELQVFPKKDSIQSMILDHQRAMLYVGSTYKVMEIPMDMCGVYRNNCESCLLARDPYCGWSDGRCQSVYRGREVRQNLNLGSWKEKCQGGKIKEADNYQNITVVPFSRYYLNCPVESHYATYNWYHNDFLIKTCNNTHPQQDCFHFIQNVSLAHFGRYVCISEEDGFRQALVKERLVDQLRFMSQMSQATMTFGSWLHLLLMVVLVELFH, from the exons ATGGGCAGAAGGTCCCCCGTTGCCCTCTTTGTGGCCCTATGGGCCAGCCAGCTGGGCCTGTGGGCTGCGGGGCGCTCCAAGGTGAACCCCAGGATCATCACGGCTCCCCAAG GTGCAAGAGAGTATGTATTTCCCACGAGTGAGAAATACCCTGTCTTTTACCATAAAGAAAACAGCTCAGCTATCTTCGTCGGGGGAGAGGGAAAGCTTTACTATTACGACTTTGCAACCTATGAGACGTACACG GAAGACTTCCCTGTGATAAAAGGAGGACAGTGCATGAACTCTGGAGGTCCG GAAGACAATAAAAATTACCTCACATTACTGGGGGAGGATGGAAACGGGATGTTAGTGTGTGGTACCGGCGCCTGCTCTCCTACCTGCTGGCACTGG GAACAGAAGAAGAAGGGCTCTCCATCGGATGGGAGAGGTATTGCCCCTTTCAGCCCTGACTCGAATTCCCTCGTTGTTGTTGACG GTCATGACATCTATTCCACCATCAAGAAAAGCCAACAGAACGGCAAGATACCCCGTTTCCGGCGAGTGAGAGGAGGTGGAGAGCTCTACACAAGTGACACTGTGATGCAAA ACCCCCAGTTTGTCAAAGCCACAACTTTAAGGCACGAAGAGCCTCACCAGGACAAGATTTACTACTTCTTTCGTGAAGACAATCCAGACAAGAGTCCTGAGGCACCCAGAAACATCTCCCGAGTGGCCCAGCTGTGTAAG GAAGATAAAGGGGGAACCAGCTCACTCTCTGCTTCCAAGTGGACCACCTTCCTGAAGGCCAGCTTGATTTGTGTTGACCCGGTCACCAAGGGCAACTTCAACTGGTTGCAAGATGTCTTCTTTGTCCCTTCGAGTAACTGGAGGGATTCCAAAGTCTACGGGCTCTTCACAAACACATG GGGAAGCTCTGCTGTTTGCGTGTATTCCTTTGGGGACATTGACAATGTATTTCGGACATCCAAACTCAAAGGCTACAATGGTCCCAACCCGGATGTCAAGCCTGGACAG TGTGTTTCCTCTGGACAGCACACCCCAAGCGAGACCTTCAAGATAGCCGACAGCCACCCAGAGGTGGAGGACCGGGTGGAGCCCATCGGCCCCACCAAGAGCCCCTTATTCCACAACAAGCACCGCTACCAGAAGATCGGGGTGCATGAGGTCTCTGCAGCAGATGGACGCCGCTACAACGTGCTCTATCTGGCAACAG ACAAGGGATCCATCCACAAGATCGTGGAGTTGCCGGACGGGGTGCAGAACATCATGGAGCTCCAGGTCTTCCCAAAGAAAGACTCAATCCAGTCCATGATCCTGGACCATCAGAGG GCAATGCTGTATGTGGGCTCAACATATAAAGTCATGGAGATACCCATGGACATGTGTGGGGTGTATCGTAACAACTGTGAGAGCTGCTTGCTGGCAAGGGACCCGTACTGCGGGTGGTCTGATGGGCGTTGTCAGTCCGTATATCGAGGCCG GGAGGTGCGTCAAAACCTAAATCTGGGCTCGTGGAAAGAAAAGTGCCAAGGGGGTAAAATTAAGGAAG CAGACAACTACCAGAACATCACAGTTGTCCCTTTCTCTCGCTACTACCTCAACTGTCCTGTTGAGTCCCACTATGCCACCTACAACTGGTACCACAATGACTTCCTCATCAAGACCTGTAACAACACCCACCCCCAGCAGGACTGCTTCCATTTCATCCAGAATGTGAGCCTGGCTCACTTCGGCCGCTATGTCTGCATCTCTGAGGAGGACGGCTTCAGGCAGGCTCTGGTGAAGGAGCGCCTGGTGGACCAGCTCAGGTTCATGTCACAGATGAGCCAGGCCACCATGACATTTGGCTCCTGGTTGCACCTGCTGCTGATGGTGGTGTTGGTGGAGCTCTTCCACTGA
- the SEMA7A gene encoding semaphorin-7A isoform X2 yields the protein MGRRSPVALFVALWASQLGLWAAGRSKVNPRIITAPQGAREYVFPTSEKYPVFYHKENSSAIFVGGEGKLYYYDFATYETYTEDFPVIKGGQCMNSGGPEDNKNYLTLLGEDGNGMLVCGTGACSPTCWHWEQKKKGSPSDGRGIAPFSPDSNSLVVVDGHDIYSTIKKSQQNGKIPRFRRVRGGGELYTSDTVMQNPQFVKATTLRHEEPHQDKIYYFFREDNPDKSPEAPRNISRVAQLCKEDKGGTSSLSASKWTTFLKASLICVDPVTKGNFNWLQDVFFVPSSNWRDSKVYGLFTNTWGSSAVCVYSFGDIDNVFRTSKLKGYNGPNPDVKPGQCVSSGQHTPSETFKIADSHPEVEDRVEPIGPTKSPLFHNKHRYQKIGVHEVSAADGRRYNVLYLATDKGSIHKIVELPDGVQNIMELQVFPKKDSIQSMILDHQRAMLYVGSTYKVMEIPMDMCGVYRNNCESCLLARDPYCGWSDGRCQSVYRGREVRQNLNLGSWKEKCQGGKIKEDNYQNITVVPFSRYYLNCPVESHYATYNWYHNDFLIKTCNNTHPQQDCFHFIQNVSLAHFGRYVCISEEDGFRQALVKERLVDQLRFMSQMSQATMTFGSWLHLLLMVVLVELFH from the exons ATGGGCAGAAGGTCCCCCGTTGCCCTCTTTGTGGCCCTATGGGCCAGCCAGCTGGGCCTGTGGGCTGCGGGGCGCTCCAAGGTGAACCCCAGGATCATCACGGCTCCCCAAG GTGCAAGAGAGTATGTATTTCCCACGAGTGAGAAATACCCTGTCTTTTACCATAAAGAAAACAGCTCAGCTATCTTCGTCGGGGGAGAGGGAAAGCTTTACTATTACGACTTTGCAACCTATGAGACGTACACG GAAGACTTCCCTGTGATAAAAGGAGGACAGTGCATGAACTCTGGAGGTCCG GAAGACAATAAAAATTACCTCACATTACTGGGGGAGGATGGAAACGGGATGTTAGTGTGTGGTACCGGCGCCTGCTCTCCTACCTGCTGGCACTGG GAACAGAAGAAGAAGGGCTCTCCATCGGATGGGAGAGGTATTGCCCCTTTCAGCCCTGACTCGAATTCCCTCGTTGTTGTTGACG GTCATGACATCTATTCCACCATCAAGAAAAGCCAACAGAACGGCAAGATACCCCGTTTCCGGCGAGTGAGAGGAGGTGGAGAGCTCTACACAAGTGACACTGTGATGCAAA ACCCCCAGTTTGTCAAAGCCACAACTTTAAGGCACGAAGAGCCTCACCAGGACAAGATTTACTACTTCTTTCGTGAAGACAATCCAGACAAGAGTCCTGAGGCACCCAGAAACATCTCCCGAGTGGCCCAGCTGTGTAAG GAAGATAAAGGGGGAACCAGCTCACTCTCTGCTTCCAAGTGGACCACCTTCCTGAAGGCCAGCTTGATTTGTGTTGACCCGGTCACCAAGGGCAACTTCAACTGGTTGCAAGATGTCTTCTTTGTCCCTTCGAGTAACTGGAGGGATTCCAAAGTCTACGGGCTCTTCACAAACACATG GGGAAGCTCTGCTGTTTGCGTGTATTCCTTTGGGGACATTGACAATGTATTTCGGACATCCAAACTCAAAGGCTACAATGGTCCCAACCCGGATGTCAAGCCTGGACAG TGTGTTTCCTCTGGACAGCACACCCCAAGCGAGACCTTCAAGATAGCCGACAGCCACCCAGAGGTGGAGGACCGGGTGGAGCCCATCGGCCCCACCAAGAGCCCCTTATTCCACAACAAGCACCGCTACCAGAAGATCGGGGTGCATGAGGTCTCTGCAGCAGATGGACGCCGCTACAACGTGCTCTATCTGGCAACAG ACAAGGGATCCATCCACAAGATCGTGGAGTTGCCGGACGGGGTGCAGAACATCATGGAGCTCCAGGTCTTCCCAAAGAAAGACTCAATCCAGTCCATGATCCTGGACCATCAGAGG GCAATGCTGTATGTGGGCTCAACATATAAAGTCATGGAGATACCCATGGACATGTGTGGGGTGTATCGTAACAACTGTGAGAGCTGCTTGCTGGCAAGGGACCCGTACTGCGGGTGGTCTGATGGGCGTTGTCAGTCCGTATATCGAGGCCG GGAGGTGCGTCAAAACCTAAATCTGGGCTCGTGGAAAGAAAAGTGCCAAGGGGGTAAAATTAAGGAAG ACAACTACCAGAACATCACAGTTGTCCCTTTCTCTCGCTACTACCTCAACTGTCCTGTTGAGTCCCACTATGCCACCTACAACTGGTACCACAATGACTTCCTCATCAAGACCTGTAACAACACCCACCCCCAGCAGGACTGCTTCCATTTCATCCAGAATGTGAGCCTGGCTCACTTCGGCCGCTATGTCTGCATCTCTGAGGAGGACGGCTTCAGGCAGGCTCTGGTGAAGGAGCGCCTGGTGGACCAGCTCAGGTTCATGTCACAGATGAGCCAGGCCACCATGACATTTGGCTCCTGGTTGCACCTGCTGCTGATGGTGGTGTTGGTGGAGCTCTTCCACTGA